A genome region from Anastrepha obliqua isolate idAnaObli1 chromosome 4, idAnaObli1_1.0, whole genome shotgun sequence includes the following:
- the LOC129245071 gene encoding slit homolog 1 protein: protein MAMKTSGKMYLVNSSLVYGVTIVLLALAYGAQQVDAQNPPQQQVCPEQNDIAPCICTLKKNGLDILCETTDLAHITKSMGTLKGQSPIIFYLKLRHNNLPKLQGFVFLALDIRHLTIHNSSLAAIEENALSSLGNGLTQLDVSLNQMKTVPSAALKHLFHLLILNLNHNKISVIHDNAFDGLDTLEILTLYENKITTIDPEAFRGVEKKLKRLNLGGNDLMTIPQKALSILDALKKLEIQENKISSIHEGDFAGMESLDSLILAHNMITTVPANVFSQLSLLNSLELEGNKIRTIDKDAFKGLEENLQYLRLGDNNIQSIPSEALRPLHRLRHLDLRNNNISFIQEDAFAGYGDSLAFLDFQKNDIKVLPSMIFENLNSLETLNIQNNKLSRIPQDIMEPITDTLRIIDITDNPLICSCELTWFPKLLQDLKNRDDEMAQKKKPTCHMPIENRQYYVQAMPLEKMHCVGTSAGASIYMNMLLHVPHLRLLTSVALSIFATVVRF from the exons ATGGCAATGAAGACGTCGGGCAAAATGTATTTGGTTAATAGTAGCCTCGTCTATGGCGTGACAATTGTACTCCTGGCGCTTGCTTATGGAGCGCAGCAAGTTGACGCTCAGAATCCGCCGCAGCAACAGGTGTGTCCGGAGCAAAATGACATCGCGCCCTGCATATGTACCTTGAAGAAAAATGGATTGGATATTTTGTGTGAAACGACAGACTTGGCGCATATAACCAAATCGATGGGCACCCTGAAAGGACAGAGTCCCATCATTTTCTATTTGAAATTACGCCACAACAACCTGCCCAAACTGCAAGGTTTTGTTTTCCTCGCTCTGGACATTCGTCACTTGACAATCCACAACAGTAGTTTGGCAGCCATAGAAGAGAATGCGCTCAGCTCTTTGG GTAATGGACTTACACAGTTGGATGTGTCGCTTAATCAAATGAAAACGGTGCCATCAGCCGCTTTAAAGCATCTCTTCCATTTGCTGATCCTGAATTTGAATCATAACAAAATTAGCGTCATTCACgataatgcttttgatggcttggATACTTTGGAAATACTTACCTTATACGAGAACAAAATTACTACGATTGACCCGGAGGCGTTTAGAGGAGTCGAGAA aaAACTTAAACGCTTAAATCTTGGCGGCAACGATCTCATGACAATTCCACAAAAAGCTCTCTCTATACTGGACGCtctgaaaaaattggaaattcaagaaaataaaatcagcAGCATACACGAGGGCGATTTCGCAG gAATGGAAAGCTTGGACTCATTGATTTTGGCACACAACATGATCACCACCGTTCCTGCCAACGTATTTTCCCAACTTAGTCTTTTGAACTCATTGGAACtggaaggaaataaaataagaacaaTTGACAAAGACGCTTTCAAGGGATTGGAAG agAATCTTCAATATCTGCGCTTGGGGGACAACAATATTCAATCCATTCCCAGTGAAGCTTTACGTCCACTGCATCGTTTGCGTCATTTAGATTTAAGGAATAACAACATAAGTTTTATACAAGAAGATGCTTTCGCCGGCTATGGAGACTCACTTGCATTCCTCGATTTTCAGAAGAATGA cATAAAAGTTTTGCCGAGtatgatttttgaaaatctcaACTCTCTGGAGACACTTAATATCCAAAACAACAAACTATCGCGCATACCGCAAGATATTATGGAGCCAATCACTGACACGTTACGCATTATCGATATAACAG ATAATCCTTTGATATGTTCGTGCGAGCTTACTTGGTTCCCGAAGCTCTTGCAGGATCTAAAGAATCGAGATGACGAAATGGCGCAGAAGAAGAAGCCCACTTGCCACATGCCTATCGAAAATCGACAATACTACGTACAAGCAATGCCATTGGAGAAGATGCACTGTGTGGGCACAAGCGCTGGCGCGTCGATCTACATGAATATGCTGTTGCATGTGCCGCATTTGCGTCTGCTCACCAGCGTGGCGCTTAGCATATTTGCGACAGTGGTTCGATTTTAA